One genomic window of Helicobacter canis includes the following:
- a CDS encoding Fic family protein codes for MQEFIPQELPVSLNLTPKIYKLLTTASRKLAELNGFAKIIPNQDILINSLVLQEAKDSNAIENIITTHDELFLAQIDETKITKNAKEVQNYELALKTGFKLLQKDNLLLNKHILEIQRYLERNNAGFRTQSGTTLTNPLTGEIKHIPPQNADDIKRLMSNLEKYINDDTDELDPLIKLAIIHYQFETIHPFYDGNGRTGRILNILYLVYHKLLDLPILYLSAYIIATKDKYYKLLEEVSKTASFNDWIEYVLIGVEKTSYATISRIKAIDLAMQEISQTLQKQKDTIYSKDFVELLFSHPYTKIQSIEKGLKVHRHTASVYLKICQELGILDCIKIGRNKYFINIKLFEILSQELIC; via the coding sequence ATGCAAGAATTTATCCCACAAGAATTACCAGTTAGTTTAAATCTAACACCTAAAATCTATAAGCTACTAACTACTGCTTCAAGAAAATTAGCCGAGCTTAATGGATTTGCAAAAATTATCCCAAATCAAGATATTTTAATCAACTCCCTTGTTTTACAAGAAGCAAAGGATTCCAACGCTATTGAAAACATAATCACAACGCACGATGAGCTTTTTTTAGCCCAAATTGATGAAACTAAAATCACCAAAAACGCAAAAGAAGTGCAAAATTACGAATTAGCCCTTAAAACAGGTTTTAAGCTCTTGCAAAAAGATAACCTACTGCTTAATAAACATATTTTAGAAATCCAAAGATACCTAGAGAGAAACAATGCGGGTTTTAGAACCCAAAGTGGCACAACACTAACCAACCCACTAACAGGGGAGATAAAACATATCCCGCCTCAAAATGCAGATGATATTAAAAGACTTATGAGCAATTTAGAAAAATACATCAATGATGATACCGATGAGCTAGACCCACTCATAAAACTTGCTATCATTCACTATCAATTTGAGACAATCCACCCTTTTTATGATGGTAATGGCAGAACAGGCAGAATCCTAAATATCCTCTATCTTGTTTATCATAAGCTTTTAGACTTGCCTATTTTGTATTTGAGTGCCTATATCATTGCGACAAAAGATAAGTATTACAAACTTTTAGAAGAAGTCAGTAAAACAGCAAGCTTTAACGATTGGATAGAGTATGTGTTGATTGGTGTTGAGAAAACTTCATATGCGACAATATCTAGGATAAAGGCTATTGATTTAGCGATGCAAGAGATAAGCCAGACACTCCAAAAGCAAAAGGATACCATTTATAGCAAAGACTTTGTAGAACTGCTCTTTTCACATCCTTATACAAAAATACAATCCATAGAAAAAGGCTTAAAAGTTCATCGGCACACAGCCTCTGTTTATTTGAAAATCTGTCAAGAATTAGGAATCTTAGATTGCATAAAAATAGGCAGAAACAAATATTTTATCAACATTAAGCTTTTTGAGATTCTAAGTCAGGAGCTGATATGTTAA
- a CDS encoding N-6 DNA methylase codes for MQMLELQYSKEGKIYSPLGKKYKVATPEEIIRQKFVCTLVNSYGYTLEQMEEEKRTQSGKNAVRADIVIWKSPKDKQDKNPPLIIVECKADTIRISEGDYAQGESYARLTNAPFFVTHNSYETRFWRVIKDKMPGFTQEIANIPENNASDKEIDKLLKDLVVFKEDEFAKILWECHCHIRDNDKFDPTKAFDEIAKILFMKVYVERKLIKGEADNKFTIEYVKEAEKYNPNYLEWLFNETKKEFAKDQIFIDNEKIELKNATIYKIIEKLQIYNLSNTSSDIKGVAFEKFLGQTFRGELGQFFTPRPIVEFMIEMINPQENEVSCDPASGSGGFLIRIFSKVRELIQQDIIKEYEAYKQSIVKDINNITDTEAKKLTSKKNELEKQLETDTQGTRLFKLSNHCIYGTDANDRMARTSKMNMIMHGDGHGGIHHHDGLLNINGIFENRFDIILTNPPFGSNVRKENTIRAEDAQTYLNNNGEVSYIEEKKEQIENYYKTYGKETYQNAQRKILDNIGKPIASLFALKPNLESDKTEHLFINRCLDLLKPGGRMGIVLPEGVFNTPNAEYVREFVEGRAFLRAVISLPQETFTSSKASVKSSILFLQKFSQNEQNEFNSIVEKHTKELKQKHKETLDKLESIINYRKAKGEKIAKYTAKDKARAKKELKELESSIKKQAFKHTKIDFDYPIFMAEPEFVGITSTGEMGENVKNELLDSYEVHKDENGKVLEKSLKQKGILSHFREFLQEYNIQWNQ; via the coding sequence ATGCAAATGCTAGAGCTACAATACAGCAAAGAAGGAAAGATATATAGCCCACTAGGCAAAAAATACAAAGTCGCTACACCAGAAGAGATTATAAGACAGAAATTTGTCTGCACGCTTGTTAATAGCTATGGCTACACCCTAGAGCAAATGGAAGAAGAGAAAAGAACGCAAAGTGGTAAAAACGCCGTAAGGGCTGATATCGTAATATGGAAAAGCCCCAAAGATAAGCAGGATAAAAACCCACCCTTAATCATCGTAGAGTGCAAGGCAGATACCATTCGCATAAGCGAGGGAGATTATGCACAAGGGGAGAGCTATGCGAGACTCACTAACGCCCCATTTTTTGTAACGCATAATAGCTATGAGACAAGATTCTGGCGTGTGATAAAGGATAAAATGCCCGGCTTCACCCAAGAGATAGCCAATATCCCAGAAAATAACGCAAGTGATAAAGAGATAGATAAACTACTCAAAGATTTAGTTGTTTTTAAAGAAGATGAGTTTGCTAAAATCTTATGGGAGTGCCACTGCCACATACGCGATAATGATAAGTTTGACCCCACAAAAGCCTTTGATGAAATCGCAAAAATTTTGTTTATGAAAGTGTATGTAGAGAGAAAGCTCATAAAGGGCGAGGCGGATAATAAATTTACAATAGAATATGTAAAAGAGGCAGAAAAATATAATCCAAACTACCTAGAATGGCTCTTTAATGAAACGAAAAAAGAATTTGCAAAAGACCAAATTTTCATAGATAACGAAAAAATTGAGCTAAAAAACGCCACTATTTATAAAATCATAGAAAAACTTCAAATTTACAATCTGTCCAACACTTCAAGCGATATTAAAGGCGTGGCATTTGAGAAGTTTTTAGGGCAGACTTTTAGGGGAGAGTTAGGGCAGTTTTTCACCCCGCGACCCATTGTAGAATTTATGATAGAGATGATAAACCCACAAGAAAATGAAGTCTCCTGCGATCCTGCAAGCGGAAGTGGGGGCTTTTTGATTAGAATCTTTAGCAAAGTGCGTGAGCTTATCCAGCAAGATATTATTAAAGAATATGAAGCCTATAAACAATCCATAGTTAAAGATATAAACAACATCACCGACACAGAAGCAAAAAAGCTAACTAGTAAAAAGAATGAGCTAGAAAAACAGCTAGAGACCGACACGCAAGGCACAAGACTTTTCAAGCTTTCAAACCACTGCATTTATGGCACAGATGCAAATGATAGAATGGCAAGAACTTCTAAGATGAATATGATAATGCACGGCGATGGACACGGCGGGATCCACCACCACGATGGGCTACTAAATATCAATGGAATCTTTGAAAACCGCTTTGATATAATCCTAACCAACCCTCCCTTTGGCTCAAATGTAAGGAAAGAAAACACCATACGAGCCGAAGATGCCCAAACCTACCTAAACAACAATGGCGAAGTTTCTTACATAGAAGAGAAAAAAGAGCAGATAGAAAACTACTATAAAACCTATGGCAAAGAGACCTACCAAAACGCCCAACGCAAAATCCTAGACAACATTGGTAAGCCCATCGCCTCACTCTTTGCCCTAAAGCCCAATTTAGAATCCGATAAAACCGAGCATTTATTTATAAACCGCTGCCTAGATTTGCTAAAGCCCGGTGGTAGAATGGGAATCGTTTTGCCAGAGGGTGTGTTTAATACGCCAAATGCGGAATATGTGCGAGAGTTTGTAGAAGGCAGGGCATTTTTACGCGCTGTGATTTCACTACCACAAGAGACTTTCACAAGCAGTAAGGCGAGTGTGAAAAGCTCTATTTTATTCCTACAAAAATTTAGCCAAAATGAGCAAAATGAGTTTAACTCTATCGTAGAAAAACACACAAAAGAGCTAAAGCAAAAGCACAAAGAGACGCTAGACAAACTAGAATCCATTATCAACTATCGCAAAGCAAAAGGCGAAAAGATAGCCAAATACACCGCCAAAGATAAAGCTAGAGCCAAAAAAGAGCTAAAAGAGCTAGAATCTAGTATTAAAAAGCAAGCATTCAAACACACCAAAATAGACTTTGACTACCCCATATTTATGGCAGAGCCGGAGTTTGTGGGTATCACTAGCACGGGCGAAATGGGCGAAAATGTCAAAAATGAGCTACTAGATAGCTATGAAGTGCATAAAGATGAGAATGGCAAAGTGCTTGAAAAGTCCTTAAAGCAAAAGGGGATTTTAAGCCATTTTAGAGAGTTTTTACAAGAATACAACATACAATGGAATCAATAA